The region CTTAACGTTACCTGCCATCATAAGCGGAAGTATATTTCTGATTATCGGAAATATCCCAATAGAAAGCTGGACTAATTTTTTAGCACCTTATGAAAATATGATCAATGCTGCTGTGGGAGTTTCCTTTGGGATTATTTCCCTTTTAGCCGCAATTGGAATTGGTTATGAGCTAAGTAAAAGTTATGAGCTTGATGCAGTATCAGGTGCAGCCTTATCGGTAATGGCTTTTGTCACCACACAGCTTTCCGATGGTTTTGTCATTGATCCTGCGGGCTTTGATTCTACCGGGTTGTTTACGGCAATTATTGCGGGGATTGTTACTACTGAAATTTATAATTTCTGTATTAAAAAGAACTGGGTCTTTAAGCTGCCGGAGGGCGTACCGCCTGCAGTAAGCAATTCCTTTGTTTCTTTGATACCTGCTATGCTGATTTTACTGTTGTTCTGGACCGTTCGTGTACCGCTGAATTTTGATATTACTACATTTATTGCCAGTGTATTTTCGCCTTTGCTGCATGCATTAAACAGTTTACCAGGAATATTGCTTTACACATTTTTGGTGAGTTTGCTGTGGTGTGCAGGCATTCATGGGGATATGACCCTGGAGGGGGTTGCAGATCCCATATTTTTAGCTTTCGTTGCAGCAAATGCATCCGCTTATGCAAAAGGAGAAGCACTTCCTTATATCACAGCTTCTGGTTTTTCCAGCTTATTTGTCAATGTAGGCGGGACGGGAGCTACCTTAACGCTGGTCCTCCTGATGATTTTCTCAAGATCAAAAACGTATAAGGAATTAGGAAAAGTGGCATTGCCAGGTTCCATTTTTGAAATTAATGAACCGGTTATTTTCGGGTTTCCAATTATCATGAATCCTTTGATGATGATTCCTTTTATCCTGATCCCACTGGTATTGGCTTCCAGCAGTTATTTCCTGATGTCTGTCGGATTAGTGGGTAGACCCATGATGATGGTACCCTGGACGATGCCCCCGATCATTGGACCTTTAATGGCCACCGGCTGGGATATAAGAGCCGCAATCTGGTCTGCTATTGAAATCGTCATTGCTATCGCCATTTATATGCCATTTTTCAAAATTGCTGAGAAACAAATGCTGGAGAAAGAAAATCAATCCTTTGAAACAGTGGAAAATGAAGTGGCGGCAGCGGTTGAAGATTAAGGAGGGAGGAATTTGTTATGTCAAAAAAACTGAAAGTTGTAACAATTGG is a window of [Clostridium] saccharolyticum WM1 DNA encoding:
- a CDS encoding PTS sugar transporter subunit IIC, translating into MDKLMNWLQDTIIPPLTKLGSQRHLVAVRNGLTLTLPAIISGSIFLIIGNIPIESWTNFLAPYENMINAAVGVSFGIISLLAAIGIGYELSKSYELDAVSGAALSVMAFVTTQLSDGFVIDPAGFDSTGLFTAIIAGIVTTEIYNFCIKKNWVFKLPEGVPPAVSNSFVSLIPAMLILLLFWTVRVPLNFDITTFIASVFSPLLHALNSLPGILLYTFLVSLLWCAGIHGDMTLEGVADPIFLAFVAANASAYAKGEALPYITASGFSSLFVNVGGTGATLTLVLLMIFSRSKTYKELGKVALPGSIFEINEPVIFGFPIIMNPLMMIPFILIPLVLASSSYFLMSVGLVGRPMMMVPWTMPPIIGPLMATGWDIRAAIWSAIEIVIAIAIYMPFFKIAEKQMLEKENQSFETVENEVAAAVED